The following proteins are co-located in the Candidatus Neomarinimicrobiota bacterium genome:
- a CDS encoding serine hydrolase produces MRAQHTLAVIMSFMMLACVGSQRTDPIEESHEVGIAYLNLETGEIMAYNAQTLFHAASTMKTPVMFQLFKMRDEGIIDLDQKILVNNSFSSIVDGSLFSLPIESAQDEILFPQLNHYLSYYELIEKMITHSSNLATNILMEYTGADSISKTLNALEASGVLVLRGVEDLKAYRIGLNNVTSAYGMMKVMEAVYRSDLVADSSQQEMIGILKRQEYNGMIPAGLPEDAVIAHKTGSITRIAHDAALVFPANAPPFVLVILTRGWNDHTKAQRVGARIASKVYQYHLGQLERTDIVIPDLFK; encoded by the coding sequence GAGCTCAGCATACTTTAGCAGTGATCATGAGTTTTATGATGCTTGCGTGTGTCGGGAGTCAAAGGACTGATCCAATTGAAGAATCTCACGAGGTTGGTATTGCCTATCTGAATCTGGAAACCGGCGAGATCATGGCTTACAATGCTCAAACCCTTTTTCATGCTGCCAGTACGATGAAAACACCAGTTATGTTTCAGCTATTCAAAATGCGTGATGAGGGAATCATTGATCTGGACCAGAAGATTCTGGTAAATAATAGTTTTTCCAGTATTGTGGATGGCAGTTTATTCAGTTTGCCCATAGAATCTGCACAAGATGAGATCCTCTTTCCACAGCTTAACCACTATTTGAGCTATTATGAATTGATCGAAAAAATGATCACTCACAGCAGTAATCTAGCCACAAATATTCTCATGGAGTATACTGGGGCTGATTCCATAAGCAAGACCCTGAATGCACTTGAGGCAAGTGGTGTACTTGTCCTGCGCGGAGTGGAAGACTTGAAAGCTTATCGGATTGGTTTGAATAATGTTACCTCTGCCTATGGTATGATGAAAGTGATGGAAGCAGTATATCGGTCAGATCTGGTGGCTGATAGTTCCCAACAGGAAATGATCGGTATTCTAAAACGACAGGAATACAATGGGATGATTCCCGCAGGATTACCAGAGGATGCCGTGATTGCCCACAAAACAGGATCCATCACCCGAATCGCCCATGATGCTGCCCTGGTATTTCCAGCCAATGCCCCGCCATTTGTATTGGTGATCCTGACTCGTGGCTGGAATGATCACACCAAAGCTCAACGAGTAGGTGCCCGGATCGCCAGTAAAGTCTATCAATATCATCTGGGTCAACTGGAACGGACTGATATTGTTATCCCCGACCTATTTAAGTAG
- a CDS encoding 3'(2'),5'-bisphosphate nucleotidase CysQ, whose translation MPANKILNSELAPWGAKCYDTPMINLHTLATDAALQAGKILLKYYKNDYEIQEKGYHNPVTTADHEADAFLKGFLMQATPDFGWLSEETVDSDVRLEKEYVWIVDPLDGTKEFIEGVPHFVVSIGLVKNGIPVLGVLYNPVRKELIRTDRAGVVWFNEEQTGICQAKKLKEAGCLNSRSETRRGLWEPWSGEFKELIPIGSVAYKLGLTATGRQDFFVTLRPKNEWDVCAGHALLLANGGCMKTNTGQEIKYNQRKTVIEPGMTGGNPDLVRSFIKRFNEREGKQDGQ comes from the coding sequence TTGCCTGCAAATAAAATCCTGAATTCCGAACTGGCACCATGGGGTGCAAAATGTTATGATACGCCCATGATAAATCTACACACTTTAGCTACTGATGCAGCTCTGCAGGCTGGCAAGATTCTCCTCAAATACTACAAAAATGATTATGAGATTCAAGAGAAGGGATACCACAATCCGGTAACCACTGCTGATCATGAAGCCGATGCCTTCCTCAAGGGATTTCTCATGCAAGCGACCCCTGATTTTGGCTGGTTGTCCGAGGAAACGGTGGATTCTGACGTACGTCTCGAAAAAGAATATGTTTGGATCGTAGATCCACTTGATGGAACCAAGGAATTTATCGAAGGCGTTCCACATTTTGTGGTTTCCATTGGTTTGGTTAAGAATGGTATTCCAGTATTGGGGGTTCTGTATAATCCGGTACGTAAAGAACTGATTCGGACGGATCGTGCTGGTGTCGTTTGGTTTAATGAGGAGCAAACTGGGATCTGTCAGGCAAAAAAGCTGAAAGAAGCAGGCTGTTTAAATAGTCGATCCGAAACCCGTCGTGGTCTCTGGGAACCTTGGTCAGGCGAGTTCAAAGAGTTGATCCCTATTGGAAGTGTAGCCTACAAATTGGGTCTTACTGCTACCGGTCGTCAGGATTTCTTTGTCACACTCCGACCCAAGAACGAGTGGGATGTTTGTGCTGGGCACGCTTTACTGCTGGCAAACGGTGGTTGCATGAAGACCAATACAGGCCAGGAGATCAAATATAATCAAAGAAAAACTGTGATCGAGCCGGGTATGACTGGTGGTAATCCTGATCTGGTCAGATCCTTTATAAAGAGATTCAATGAACGCGAAGGGAAACAGGATGGGCAGTGA
- the thyX gene encoding FAD-dependent thymidylate synthase gives MGSDSKQYEAFDVLGDGISFVRLINTMGSDVEIVNGARVSFGKRREELDEKDQVLIQYLADERHTSPFEHVAFTFHIKCPLFVTRQWHRHRTWSYNEISRRYTSMNLEFYIPKTYRQQAETNRQASTDELLVETKNGRNIHDLVTSHTTEAFEFYESLMEQGVAREQARMVLPQNMYTEMYATVNLHNLIHFIELRIHTGAQWEIQQFALKLLDLAEEAAPFAIKAIRKARNW, from the coding sequence ATGGGCAGTGATTCAAAACAATATGAAGCATTTGATGTTCTGGGAGATGGGATCAGTTTTGTGCGTCTGATCAACACCATGGGGTCTGATGTTGAGATCGTCAATGGCGCCCGGGTTTCATTTGGAAAACGACGTGAAGAATTGGATGAAAAAGATCAGGTATTGATCCAGTATTTGGCTGACGAACGACACACCTCTCCCTTTGAGCATGTTGCCTTCACTTTTCATATTAAATGTCCCCTGTTTGTGACCCGTCAATGGCATCGTCACCGCACCTGGTCCTATAATGAGATCAGTCGTCGCTACACATCCATGAATCTGGAGTTTTATATTCCAAAAACCTACAGACAACAGGCCGAAACCAATCGACAGGCCAGTACAGATGAATTATTGGTGGAGACCAAAAACGGTCGGAATATCCATGACTTGGTTACTTCTCACACCACAGAGGCGTTTGAGTTTTATGAATCTCTCATGGAGCAGGGGGTGGCCCGGGAACAGGCCAGGATGGTTCTTCCGCAGAATATGTACACCGAGATGTATGCCACTGTGAATCTACACAACCTGATCCATTTTATTGAGTTGCGTATTCACACGGGAGCTCAATGGGAAATTCAGCAGTTCGCTCTAAAGTTGTTGGACCTGGCTGAAGAGGCTGCTCCGTTCGCTATCAAGGCGATTCGGAAAGCTCGAAATTGGTAG